A DNA window from Rossellomorea marisflavi contains the following coding sequences:
- a CDS encoding ABC transporter substrate-binding protein, whose protein sequence is MKKSLSVVASMILAGSLLAGCAGDKSSGDGDGKTGQITFYSPETPDMTKELGQKFEELHGGSVDVQYAGTNVLVNRMMAEKDNPQGDVWYGGGGILPFEAAADKGIIGSYIPDFAKDWDTVEDGIKVKHEDGKYVGTEIFVLGFAYNTELVSEEEAPKTWDDLLDPKWKGKIQFSNPAASGTATLMVLNQMMQRGEKEGWEYFEKLVDQANSMPDSGSAPTKAVSMGEAHIGVGFDFMAYEQKAKGESVDFVVPDKTPILTNPVSIVEGGPNPDGGKKLMDFLLSKDGQQILANWYHIPINPEVESKTPLTLEKVKPHAVDLDIDWVNENYDRVRNEWKDKFQ, encoded by the coding sequence ATGAAAAAATCACTATCGGTCGTGGCTTCCATGATCCTGGCAGGAAGCCTGCTTGCAGGTTGCGCAGGAGACAAGAGTTCCGGTGATGGAGACGGCAAAACGGGACAGATTACGTTCTATTCTCCGGAAACACCGGATATGACGAAGGAGCTCGGTCAAAAATTCGAGGAACTCCACGGTGGTTCCGTTGACGTTCAGTATGCGGGAACGAACGTATTGGTAAACCGGATGATGGCAGAAAAGGATAATCCCCAAGGGGACGTCTGGTATGGGGGCGGCGGGATCCTTCCGTTTGAAGCGGCAGCGGATAAAGGGATCATCGGTTCCTACATTCCGGATTTCGCCAAAGATTGGGACACAGTGGAAGATGGCATCAAGGTGAAGCATGAAGACGGCAAATATGTGGGTACGGAAATCTTCGTTCTCGGATTTGCTTATAATACAGAGCTTGTATCGGAGGAAGAAGCGCCGAAGACATGGGATGATCTTCTTGATCCGAAGTGGAAAGGAAAGATCCAATTCTCCAACCCGGCTGCATCTGGGACCGCAACCCTCATGGTGCTGAATCAGATGATGCAACGCGGTGAGAAAGAGGGCTGGGAGTACTTTGAAAAGCTCGTAGATCAGGCAAACTCCATGCCGGATTCAGGTTCCGCTCCAACGAAAGCGGTCTCAATGGGTGAAGCCCATATCGGAGTCGGCTTCGACTTCATGGCTTACGAGCAGAAAGCAAAAGGGGAAAGCGTCGATTTCGTTGTTCCGGATAAAACACCGATCCTGACGAACCCTGTATCCATTGTTGAAGGCGGACCGAATCCCGATGGCGGCAAGAAGCTCATGGATTTCCTTCTCTCCAAGGATGGTCAGCAGATCCTAGCCAACTGGTATCATATCCCGATCAACCCGGAAGTGGAGTCCAAGACCCCTCTTACACTTGAAAAAGTCAAACCGCATGCCGTCGATCTTGATATCGACTGGGTGAATGAGAATTACGATCGCGTAAGGAACGAATGGAAAGATAAGTTTCAGTAA
- a CDS encoding ABC transporter ATP-binding protein produces the protein MTQLTKEFSGVQALKNVDLDIQEGEFFALLGPSGCGKTTTMRCIAGFEQPTSGIITIGQKEVNRIPPNQRNCGMVFQSYALFPHMNVFENVAYSLNIKQLNASNVAAKLPIYMRLLNRKLGRYPKAMEQKVMEILEYVELDKHAKRLTSELSGGQQQRVALARALIMEPAVLLMDEPLSNLDQKLRHSMRNTIRRIQQDLGITTIFVTHDQEEAMSMADRVAVMDSGEVKQIGTPIELYSRPSTPFIANFVGTSNVMKGTVVDTENGYSVVKGAGYVLKSTHRVDHKEVNVIVRPENINTFKPGTITSEATNIIEGKVLVSTYLGSIVRYDVQVDEYQLVVDTTFVPGEPILTEGEMIQLTIDPERVLLI, from the coding sequence GTGACACAACTAACAAAAGAATTTTCCGGAGTGCAGGCGCTAAAGAACGTCGATCTTGATATTCAGGAGGGGGAATTCTTCGCCCTCCTCGGCCCTTCGGGGTGCGGGAAGACGACCACGATGCGCTGTATTGCAGGTTTTGAACAGCCGACATCCGGCATCATCACCATCGGACAAAAAGAGGTGAACCGCATTCCGCCCAATCAGCGGAACTGCGGGATGGTGTTCCAGAGCTACGCCTTGTTCCCCCACATGAATGTGTTTGAAAACGTCGCCTACAGCCTCAACATCAAACAGCTGAATGCGAGCAACGTAGCCGCCAAGCTTCCGATTTACATGCGGCTTTTGAACCGGAAGCTCGGCCGGTATCCGAAAGCCATGGAGCAAAAGGTCATGGAGATCCTGGAATACGTAGAACTCGACAAGCATGCGAAGCGTCTGACGAGCGAGCTTTCAGGAGGCCAGCAGCAGCGTGTCGCCCTTGCCCGCGCCCTGATCATGGAGCCAGCGGTCCTCCTCATGGATGAGCCACTTTCAAACCTTGACCAAAAGCTTCGCCATTCCATGCGGAACACGATCAGGCGCATCCAGCAGGACCTCGGCATCACGACAATCTTCGTTACCCATGACCAGGAGGAGGCCATGAGCATGGCGGACAGGGTAGCGGTCATGGACAGCGGGGAAGTGAAACAGATCGGGACGCCCATCGAGCTCTACAGCAGGCCTTCGACTCCCTTCATTGCGAATTTTGTCGGTACGTCGAACGTCATGAAGGGGACCGTCGTGGATACGGAAAACGGCTATTCCGTCGTGAAGGGTGCAGGTTATGTGCTGAAATCGACCCACCGCGTGGACCATAAAGAGGTCAATGTCATCGTCCGTCCGGAAAACATCAATACCTTCAAGCCCGGGACCATCACAAGTGAAGCGACAAACATCATCGAAGGAAAAGTGCTCGTCTCCACCTACCTCGGGTCCATCGTCCGCTATGACGTTCAAGTCGATGAGTATCAGCTTGTCGTGGATACGACATTCGTACCGGGTGAACCAATTCTTACCGAAGGGGAAATGATCCAGCTCACCATCGATCCTGAAAGGGTGCTTCTCATATGA